A window of Zingiber officinale cultivar Zhangliang chromosome 5A, Zo_v1.1, whole genome shotgun sequence contains these coding sequences:
- the LOC121979557 gene encoding inactive beta-amylase 9-like, which produces MAGSHQNIQIVNEAECGKCRNVWATCCNSSPYRQGNGDHFGRWRATSSVFSTKKMELGLKVNQATAKLEPFLIAQNKVARKPATETNNAACLSLPRSLRKRAIKVNPPRPRPPIFVGLPLDVVSDLNIVNHDKAIEAGLCALSLLGVHGVDLPISWGIATDNGWSSYLAIAAMARDAGLRLRVSLNLHGHEHPNLPLPKYVSRAAHSDPDIFFTDLSSNRYHDCLSFSVDDLPVLGGRTPMEVYEEFFHNFRHAFSDFFDSTITDITVGLGPNGELRYPSFPPPSNNRPIIGVGEFQCYDKYMLADLKRHAEDVCQPFWGLGGPHDAPRYNASPNLGNNFFKERNGSWETPYGQFFLSWYSGILLSHGDRLLSVASNALGDLPTPMCAKVPFVHWWHNTRSRPSQLTAGLYNTHGRDGYESIASIFAKHSCKMIIPGIELSDRDQHQELQSSPESLFSQIVTACKKHGVRVVGENSSLIRVGGNGFNRIKKNLFDNNMRLDSLTYHRMGVELFCPENWPLFTEFVRSMVQPKWDSDDKPNNEEAFSIIASELGNDQEMQRV; this is translated from the exons ATGGCTGGGAGCCACCAGAATATTCAG ATTGTTAACGAGGCGGAGTGCGGGAAGTGCCGAAACGTCTGGGCAACATGCTGCAACAGCTCTCCATATCGACAGGGAAACGGCGACCATTTTGGTCGCTGGAGAGCA ACCAGCTCTGTTTTCTCAACGAAGAAGATGGAGCTCGGTTTGAAGGTGAATCAGGCCACCGCCAAGCTAGAACCCTTTTTGATTGCCCAAAATAAAGTGGCACGGAAGCCCGCCACCGAGACGAACAACGCTGCATGCCTTTCCCTGCCGAGGAGTTTAAGAAAGCGAGCAATTAAG GTCAATCCACCTCGACCTCGACCTCCCATCTTCGTTGGTCTACCGTTGGACGTTGTCTCCGATTTGAACATCGTGAATCACGACAAGGCAATCGAAGCTGGCCTTTGCGCCCTCTCCCTCCTTGGCGTCCATGGGGTAGACCTCCCCATCTCATGGGGCATCGCCACCGACAATGGTTGGTCCTCCTACCTTGCCATTGCTGCCATGGCCCGAGACGCCGGACTCCGCCTCCGCGTTTCTCTCAACCTCCATGGCCACGAGCACCCTAACCTCCCGCTGCCAAAATATGTTTCTCGCGCAGCTCACAGTGACCCAGACATCTTCTTTACTGATTTATCGAGCAACCGCTACCATGATTGCCTCTCCTTCTCCGTTGATGACCTTCCTGTCCTCGGCGGTAGGACTCCGATGGAAGTCtatgaggagttctttcataacTTCCGCCACGCATTCTCCGATTTCTTTGATTCCACAATTACG GACATAACTGTTGGCCTTGGACCCAATGGCGAACTTCGATACCCTTCTTTCCCGCCACCGAGCAACAACCGACCAATCATTGGTGTAGGAGAGTTCCAATGTTACGATAAGTACATGCTGGCAGACCTAAAGCGGCATGCCGAGGATGTATGCCAACCCTTTTGGGGCCTCGGAGGCCCTCATGACGCGCCCCGGTACAATGCATCGCCTAACTTAGGCAACAATTTCTTCAAGGAGAGGAATGGATCCTGGGAGACTCCCTATGGCCAATTCTTCCTTTCATGGTACTCCGGGATACTCCTTTCTCATGGTGATCGCTTGCTCTCAGTCGCATCAAATGCCCTTGGCGATTTGCCTACACCCATGTGTGCCAAGGTGCCTTTTGTTCACTGGTGGCACAACACCCGATCGCGTCCATCTCAATTGACCGCTGGACTCTACAACACTCACGGCAGAGACGGCTACGAGAGCATCGCATCCATTTTTGCAAAACATTCTTGCAAAATGATCATTCCGGGTATTGAACTCTCAGATCGAGACCAACATCAAGAACTCCAGTCTAGCCCGGAGTCGTTGTTTTCTCAGATAGTAACGGCATGCAAGAAGCATGGAGTGAGAGTTGTTGGCGAGAACTCTTCTCTCATCAGAGTTGGTGGTAATGGATTTAATAGGATTAAGAAGAATTTATTCGACAACAATATGAGACTAGACTCGTTAACTTACCATAGGATGGGCGTAGAGTTATTCTGTCCAGAGAATTGGCCCTTGTTTACAGAGTTCGTTAGGAGCATGGTGCAACCAAAATGGGACTCAGATGATAAACCAAACAACGAAGAAGCATTCTCAATCATTGCTTCAGAGCTTGGGAATGACCAAGAGATGCAGAGAGTATGA